The region GTGGCAGGTGAGCCGTCCGGGGAGACGTCCGCGCTGGTGGAGCCCTGGCCGGGGTGGACGTGGATGCGCATGTTGGTCACGTCGAGCTGGTGTCCGGGCGTGCTGAACCGCATGCCGCCCTGCAGGGGGATTTCGCCGCCCGTGAGATCGGGCGCCAGCTTGCCGGTGCCGGGGAGGGTGACGCAGTTGCCGGTGGCCGTGGCCGGTGCGATGGCCTCCAGCGTCATGTTCCGGGCCGCGAGAGCCTGGGTCGCGGCGGGCGAGAGGCAGAACGTGCCGGTGCCGCGCAGCGGGAGTTCGGAGCCGATCGCACCGGCCCCGACGGCGGTGACGCCGAGGGTCGCCGTGGTGGCCAGGGCAAGGATGACGGCACGCTTCTTGGTAGCGAAGATCTTCATATCCTTCGCAACGAGGGATCGGCGGAGGTGAAACGATGGACCGATCCCAATCACCCGTCTGGCCTAACTCGTCTCGCGGGGCCGGCTGCTGGGCCGGCTGTCTCGCGGGGCCGGCTGCTGGGCCGGCGTCCGGGCCGGCTTTTGGGCAACCCGATTCGGTGGTCAGGCGCGGGCGGTGCGGGCGGTGACGTTGGTGGTAAGGCGACGGAGCGTGGCGCGGGTGCGCTCGAACTCCTCGGGTTCCAGGCCCATGGCGTCGCCGATCGCGGCCGGGATGGCGCGGGCGCGCTCGCGCAGGGCGCTGCCTTCGTCGGTGAGGGTGATCCGTACCGCGCGCTCGTCGTCGGGGCGGCGCTGGCGGCGCAGCAGGCCGTTGCTCTCCAGGCGCTTGAGCAGCGGTGTCAGGGTGCCGTAGTCGAGATGGAGTGCGGAGCCCAGCTCCTTGACGGAGGCCTCGTCGCGGTCCCAGAGCACGAGCAGCACGAGGTACTGGGGATACGTGAGCCCGAGCTCCTCCAGCATCGGCCGGTAGAGGCCGGTGACCGCGCGGGAGGCGGCGTAGAGGGCGAAGCACATCTGGTCGTCGAGGAGCAGGGAGAACCCGTCCTCCGGCTGCCGATCCTGGTCCGGGCTGATCACCACACCAGCATACCCGACCAAGTGCACGATGTACGTGTGCCCATTTAACTTGTGCACGAGTAAATCGCCCACTAGATTCATCCTCATCGAGCTGGACCGCAAGACCCATCCCTGAGGAGACGTCATGTCCAAGCACAGCCCTGCCCCCGCCCCGGTCCTGGAGCCGGCGGCCGCCGCGCTCGCCAAGGCCACCGCCCAGCCCCCGTACCTCTTCCAACTGTCGCCCGCCGAGGGCCGCAAGGCGGTGGACGCCGTCCAGGCCGACGGGATCACGGGGCCCGCCGTCGATGAGGAGTGGATCGAGGTCCCCGGCGGCCCGACCGGCAGCGTCAGGACCCGTGTTGTCAGGCCCGCGGGTGCCGCCGGCACCCTGCCCGTCATCCTTTACATCCACGGCGCGGGCTGGGTCTTCGGCAACGCCCACACCCACGACCGGTTGGTGCGTGAACTCGCCGTCGGCGCCGGCGCGGCCGTGGTCTTTCCCGAGTACGACCTCTCACCCGAGGTCCGCTATCCCGTCGCCATCGAGCAGAACTACGCGGTCGCCCAGTGGGTCACCGCGCACGGCGCCACCCACCGCCTGGACGGCCGCCGCCTGGCCGTGGCCGGCGACTCGGTCGGCGGCAACATGAGCGCCGCCCTGACCCTGATGGCCAAGGAGCGCGGCGACGTCGCCTTCGCCGCGCAGGTGCTCTTCTACCCGGTCACCGACGCCAACTTCGACACCCCGTCCTACCACCAGTTCGCCGAAGGCTACTTCCTGCGCCGCGACGGCATGCAGTGGTTCTGGGACCAGTACACCACCGACCCCGCCCAGCGGGCCGAGATCACCGCCTCCCCGCTGCGCGCCACCACCGAGCAACTGACCGGTCTGCCCCCGGCATTGGTGATCACCGGCGAGGCCGACGTGCTGCGCGACGAGGGCGAGGCATACGCCAACAAGCTGCGCGGCGCCGGCGTCCCGGTCACCGCCGTGCGCTACCAGGGCATCATCCACGACTTCGTCATGCTCAACGCCCTGCGCGAGACCCAGGCCGCCCGCTCCGCCATCGCCCTCGCCGCCACCACCCTGCGCGAGGCCCTGACCGCGAACTGACGAACTCGTCGTCCTCGGCGCGGATGTGACGCTGCGTCGAGGACGGAGTGACGGTCCGGCTGCCCGCCCGGGGCGCTGTTCGGGCCGGATCGTCATTCAGAGAAGTCTCAGAGGCCAGGGACATGGCAGCCGCGCCGACACTCCGTCAGCATTGATGGCACCACGTCAAGTCGGCTGCCGGCGGCGGC is a window of Kitasatospora kifunensis DNA encoding:
- a CDS encoding HtaA domain-containing protein; translated protein: MKIFATKKRAVILALATTATLGVTAVGAGAIGSELPLRGTGTFCLSPAATQALAARNMTLEAIAPATATGNCVTLPGTGKLAPDLTGGEIPLQGGMRFSTPGHQLDVTNMRIHVHPGQGSTSADVSPDGSPATNIDLFHYPLSLDRVSFTPTTVDTKDFPLSLTDRGATAFTGAFGDSPVTVGEPLFLFTGHAEITNPLDGFSQP
- a CDS encoding MarR family winged helix-turn-helix transcriptional regulator produces the protein MCFALYAASRAVTGLYRPMLEELGLTYPQYLVLLVLWDRDEASVKELGSALHLDYGTLTPLLKRLESNGLLRRQRRPDDERAVRITLTDEGSALRERARAIPAAIGDAMGLEPEEFERTRATLRRLTTNVTARTARA
- a CDS encoding alpha/beta hydrolase yields the protein MSKHSPAPAPVLEPAAAALAKATAQPPYLFQLSPAEGRKAVDAVQADGITGPAVDEEWIEVPGGPTGSVRTRVVRPAGAAGTLPVILYIHGAGWVFGNAHTHDRLVRELAVGAGAAVVFPEYDLSPEVRYPVAIEQNYAVAQWVTAHGATHRLDGRRLAVAGDSVGGNMSAALTLMAKERGDVAFAAQVLFYPVTDANFDTPSYHQFAEGYFLRRDGMQWFWDQYTTDPAQRAEITASPLRATTEQLTGLPPALVITGEADVLRDEGEAYANKLRGAGVPVTAVRYQGIIHDFVMLNALRETQAARSAIALAATTLREALTAN